A segment of the Crassostrea angulata isolate pt1a10 chromosome 10, ASM2561291v2, whole genome shotgun sequence genome:
GATGTATCTAATGACCGAGAAAAGTACAAGATGGCAAAATGAACTGTGGATTGAAATAAAGGAAGGGATACTTGCTATCGCGCCAAACTTGTCATAGAGGGTGTGCTTGCCCGAAAGGCAGGTCCGAGTGTCGTAATACAGTACACATATCCTACAGGTTAGTGCGCGCGCCAACCGGAAGATGACGGCCAGTGAGTCGGAGACGGCCAGACAGGAAATGGCGGCGTAGGTAGGGATCCGGAACTTGTCTCTGACCCGAATAGACAGCACGGCCAGGACGTTCCCCAGCAGGGCTACCCCGGCGATCAGCGGACACAGGATCAGGCGGGCCAGCTCGTCAGTACAATGAAGATCCTCCGTGGAGTTGCTCGAACCGTTAAACATCATCCACAAAGTGGAACTGCAAAAgattatacatttatacataaaatGCCATTGTCTCTTAGTTGGTACGAGCTATTCTAGTATACttgcttaacaaaatatatatattttatattcagattagattaaacaaaataaactaaTTGGTTTTGCTAAAACTTACACTTTgatattcaaacaaaatattcagaGATCCTTTGATGAGagcaggcttggggcgaattacatcataaagttatatattatttacattaccattggcattaaattaccattacttaattttcttgaagtaatgcattacattaccattgcattgtaaaataatgcattaccattaccattactttgtaaaagtcaataagtttttaaaaagtaatttaaaagctgAATAAAAGTTTTcgcaaatatttcataattatataaaacacgctgaaacatatttacaggttcatgttcactatcatattcaaatttaatgacttatacaagattgctgttgcacttcataatcatcaaagtttcaatggtattaagagagagagagagagagagagagagagagagagagagagagagagagagagagagagagagtaaaattattttcaataggTTATAATACTAGAAGAGCGTTTTAAGCTTCCAGAGATCATGGTTGGAAAATGCATTCTTTTTTGCTTTTAGGGTGTATGTCTGTTCTCTATTCTAATGGAACACAGCCAAGAGAAGGGTGGGGATCGGGGTGTTTAGCACCTCTtaaaacaatagattgttttgatacttagattatccttgGGGCAgtgtgtgttgttgacacattcttCACAGTAAAGAATTCATTAAATGCacaactaattggagtaaatttttcaaataatataagattcctaataacaacactcttaaaatgttattaatttgTGTTGTTATAGCTAGTTATATTGATGATTTAATAATggattatttattgtattttttttcatccaattaaaatatttatatctcaagaattatttttcttctttaaaacaattttaaaacaaatacaatttcaggttataaattcattacaattttatgaaaatgaacatgcataaaaaagcttagtaatgcaaagtaatgccatataattcattaccattacttgttatgctaaatttgtggcattacgcattactagcattactttgaaaacatgcaatgcattgcaatgcattaccattacatttagaattaccccaagcctggatGAGAGCAAAGTCACACTATATAAACCAACAAACGCCAAGCTGTATCGATTGCgttgtaaaatttcaacaacattattttaagtattAAATGTCATGTCACAAAGACTTTTATAATTACACTAGCGTCGTTGCATGGAAGCACCAAGATGGACAAAAAATATAGCAATTACTTTTGGACAACATGTCACAAAAGTTTATAAGACCCGGATGTCTTAGAGTGTTATTGTCCGACAGTTTTAGCCAGCACTGCTGGTCTCTGATTGGACAGGTCATGATTCACAGCCCTCTGAGTGTACCCTGTCTCCCTCTGACGGCAAGTACCTGTCAAACTTTCTATTAAATCTGTGATGAGATCATTGCCCTGATTAAAGATGCTTCCTTCCCATTACAACACATACCATTGACGCTTTAAGACAAACAAATAACAAACAGGATCAACAGTGGGTCTGTTAAGATGAGACAAGcatttatttatggttacaatCGGTtacaatctaaatattttttttactaattaaacacttttagctcacctgaaataaggttcaggtgagctttttctgatcacctgtctgtttgtccgtccatctgtctgtctctctataaacttttcacatttctGACTTCTCTGAAACCACTGGACcgaatttaaccaaacttggtacaaagcttttttatgaaaaatagattctaaattgtaaagtAAAGGACAACTCTTTTTAAAGGAGAAATAACTGCAAAACggtgaaaatttaaaaatctttttctctagaaccactgcaccagaaatgctaATGTCTACAACAAAGTTTACATATATAGTgatattctaaattgttaaaatcgtgaccaccAGACTTAAACCGGGGTCCCacgaggggttcaaagtttaatataagaatattaagggaaaatattttaaaatcttcctctcaagaaCTACAAATTTGCAATTTGCGATATTACTAGGCGAGCATCCTCCTCATATAATGTAGTTTCTAAATTCTATAAGTCCTGACTTCCGGACTATAaaaactggggccccaaaagtggttcaaagtttaatatagaaacataaaatgaaaatgtttacaatTCTTCTTCTCACGAACTATAAAGCTACAATTTGTAAGATTACTAGGCAAGCATCATCatataatgtagattctaatttgttaaAATCGCACCCCTTTTCTAAaaatggggccccaagagggtaAAATatcaacatagaaatatattggataaaaagttttaaaaatcttcgtctcaaaaactaaaatgcttcaatttttaagattactATAAAAGCATCCTCATATAATGCAGATTCTAAATTTTTATAATCGtgcccgcccccccccccctcccccgactCAAACTGGGGTCCTAAGacgggttcaaagtttaacatagaaatataaagggaaatgtttaaaaatcttcttttcaaaatctACAATGCAACAATTTGTGATATTACTATGCAAGTATCCTCATATGtagattttaaattgataaaaaagtaACCTCTGGACTAAATCTGGGGCCTCAAGaggggtttaaaatttaatatagagACATAaaggaaactgtttaaaaatcttcttctcaagaactgcaAGCTACATTTTGTGAGATAACAAGGCAAGCATCCTCATAAAatgtagattttaaattgttatatattggTGACCCCTACACTACTAATattggggccccaagagggtttcaaagtttaatataggaatatatagggataatgtttaaaaatcttcctctcaagaactacaatgctacaatttttgAGATTACTATGCGATCATAGTCAAATAAtttagattctaaattgttgaaTTTGTTAACCCCGGACTAATATTTAGAAGCCGCAAGATgaggttcaaagttttacacagaaatatatagcgaaaatgttttaaaatcttttttttttcaagagttacaatgctacaatttgtatGCAAGCATTCTTAGACAaggtagattctaaattgtttaaattgttaTCCAAGACTTATACTGGGGCCCCAAAAGGGGTCAATGTTTAACTTTGAATTATATTGGGAAcgatgagcgatgtggcccatgggcctctggttgaatttgcatttcaaaacaaattggactagattttgtaattttataatgcaGAACAGTTATCTAAGATGTATCGTTTTGACTTTTACggattgatagaaaaatataaagCACGCTCTATCACTATTTCAGTTATCACGGCAATTGTACATACACCTGTTTAGATATATCGCCGACGATATTGCCCAACTACATACAAATCTATCATGACATCCCCATTAAATATGCATTGCTACGAGGCATTGTACCAGAGTGACGCAACAGTTTATCTTGGCCTCTATAAGTCGCCTTATTAAAGCTTATTTACAGCACCATGAATACACGTCGAGCGTTCGAAATATATTCTTGGTCATCTTtgttgaaataattttgatacGAGATAACGATGTTTAAATatagaagatgaagaataattCCCTTTTATTTAAAGTGGTATCGTAAAATAGGTGCCAGTGTACTTCAGTGATTTTATACTTTTCTCACTAAACATGTAAGCACTGGCTCAGTTTTAGCGATTGTTTGAGAAACTGCCAAACAACTAAATTTATCACTCGGCAGAACAAATGCTTTACAATCTTTCGTGTTCAATCCCTAATTGCAATTAACTGTCCCAACAAACTGTCCTACCTCTCTCTCGTCATTAACTGTCCCTCGCCACACCTCTCCTAGTATCAGCCGGGCTTCAGATTCCGTTAGATGGAGCTGTAGCAACAGCTTGCCGTTCCGGTAATTCTGCCTCCCACCCTGTCACGTTAAATATGTGTTCTGCGTCTCACGGAAATAACGGCTAAGCCAAGATTATACAAAGACACGACAAATGCTGTCTGACGAAGcaattatatacaaaaacatAGCTCAAAAGTAATCTAGGCAACGCGTCTGAAATTAGTACGTAAGGGAATTGAATAATCTATTAAGtattgttgattttattcattttatccgCGCCATGTTAATACAGTTGGAACATATCATTGTACGGTAGCCTATCTGTCTGACCCTCTGCTTTGTTAGTCGAACACAAAAATACGTTTTCGATCGGTTAGAACACTcccaaacagaaaaaatagcctACGGGATCATATCAATGGCTTGTGTGTAAATCATGGTTTTGAGATGATTTCGGTATAGGaaaatttcacatgcaaatGAGTTAATGGATCATGATTCTCAGGTGATCTGTAAAACTAAACAAATTGCAAgaaaaccatggtcctggtatgatctgttgtaacaaacaactcatatcaaaaccatgatcctggtatgatctgttgtgactaacaactcgtatcaaaaccatggtccttagtatgatctgttgtaactaacaacttatatcaaaaccatggtcctggtatgatctgttgtaactaacaactcatatcaaaaccatgatcCTTATATGACCTGTTAAAGgacaattatacaataatttcttaaagaaaaaaatgaccacttaatttataaattgcaacagacaattatatacttttaatatttgaaatacattgtcaattaccaaatatgatatatagtatacatatacatgtatgtcacatGAACTGTATCGTTAAGCCAATATAATCTGAATTAGAACACAGGATCAAAGTCTTCCATAATTTAGATGATAATTATACTGTTATTTCAAACTCTTTtagcaattacatgtaatacatgaattgtgcaaattaaaatattacgtATGCAGTTCAAaacctagctgcaggtctgtagctcccggtctgaactaatgatacatgtacatccatccATTAGTTGCTTGCTTCACTTAATAAATCACTTGTTAGTGTATCGTAAATAagtctttatatttatattatttacctCAAGTGAATAAGAATATATTCCCCCAAAATACTTCCATAAATTCACTTTATAAATATGCCAAGATAGAGCAAGATGCCCAACAATAACAAATGTTTCCTGacatgtacatcacatttaGGCTCCAAgatgaacattcaaaatttgcaactCAACTTCCTGTTATGCAGAAATCTTAATTCTTAGTGGTCAGTTTATCTGGCAATTAACGAATCATTTCAAACGCATCCTCTGTTGCCTTCTAAGATAATAGCACATACCAGAATCACAAGAAAATCATAGCAGACTCAAAACCAAGAAACAAACCACATCAGGATCATACTTCCTTATTTGTCACCTATGATTTGGGTATGATTCATATAATGGATCATGTCTAAATCAtagaacaaaatcatgaatttgtgagtttgatatgatttttaagtgattttgataagatttcttaagaaaagtttttgtttgggCTTCTGGAAAATGATTGTTTATGTACTAAAGCTGAAGAATAAATCCTGGGATCTATTTGGGATTAGTGATGGGCACATTTGTAATATAGAATAGTTTTATTCACCAGACCTCTTTTGATTACATGATTTTTTAACCCAAAATTGGTGATAGTTTCACATTTTAGATGTGCACTTGATGCAAATGAGACCTTAAAGCTACGTAATTGAAAATTCATTCCTAAATTTTCTGACACTTCAAATATATCCCATAACTGGTAGATCAGCATCATGATAGAAAAAGGAGGCAGTGTTTCAGTTCCTTCTAGTACAGAAATTAGAGTGACACATATATCAAATTAGGGAAAGAAAAATTGTTACTAGGCAACATATACTAGGTTTTATTAGAAATTactaattcattattttataattattcttcatttttggagctaatgattaatttaagtttataaaacagcatacaatatcatataaaaacaagcattctgagagtattgcataagcaatacacgtgccctaccggtttgtggaagcACTggtatgcagaatatcgaacccgaacattaaaaaattggaaaataaaaaatgaattttctcgaaaatatgtcaaccagatgctacaaaagtgtaaacttgatctgtagtttgacattatttttgaagctgttcagcaaatttcatattattcctcaaacgcataaagaaaaaaagtgtggaaaactgaagtgggacagacagacggacggacggacggacggacgcagaggaaagctatagtcccctccggtgaaaaccggtaggggactaataaagtATAAGACTTTAGTTATGaggaatcattatttgaattttataaagtGGTCATTACAGTGGGAGCATGATTAAATCCAGTAAAGCCCGAAGGACTTTATGAAAAGCCTGTAAAAGATTTGACGATGCCCCGATCACAATAATCAACTAACTTGATGAATGTGTTGAACTATACGCTACACGTTCTATTCTGGTAGTGTTATAtaacaaagacactggaaaatgtaaattttctcATACAGCCTCCGTTTATTTGTACTTTGTAAACGACTTTTTGTGATTTTGATAAGTATACAAGGCCCTTAATCTAAatttaaatgtgtttatattaaCCTACTAAAGCTCAATCTTACAATATCTTATCAGGAACTTTGTATCAAGCTAGTTTTTGtacacattatatatatttttttgtttgattaaagaaatgattttggACGAAATCAAAAGAGGTTGTAAAATAAGTGTTGATTTCAAATCTTGCAGTGCACCAAAACTGGGGGATGGGGTTTACAGTTAAAAACGATTGgttacatttcttttttatccattttctaattataaattcttttccattcagatttatttttcatttttctcgTTAGGGTCAAGATTAGTGCTGGTAgtaggggtgggggggggggggcggtctGTGTATCCAAGACTTGACACTGCTACCCTTCATACTAGAATTATAATAATTGGAGACAGATATTCACTTCTCagtttattaaaagaaaaagtagCATTATAAGTTTTCCATAATAAGATTAAGATAATACTGCCACGGAAAACATTATGAAAGAGTTATCGAACGTTAAACATTAATTGGCTCAGATGTACATTCTATTGATAGATAAACGTAACAAAAACTATATATTTCAGTGTCATCTTGTTTATCAGTACTCCGTGTACAAATCACTCTCAACTACTCATATGATATCACCAGGGTTTTTTCTAAGAATAATCAACAATTTAGGGGAAATCAAAACTCGTATACTATTATACCAAAAAGGGTAATACACAAAAAAAGTATGCTTTTAATTTGATATAGTAAGTGTAGTGCATACGTTGATAACACATATAAAGTAACCAAATTACACTCAATGATAATAAAAAGTGTGGCACACAAACATGtagaattttataaatgtttaccACAAACGGTAcgtaattatatgaaaatgtagTGCATTCTTTGATTTCATATCATAAGTGTATTATATGTGGAATTGTGCATATCGAATTGTGATGTATTACATGAggtaataacaaattattatacatgtaagttatgtacatgtataaggtgataatatttcatatgtatttcaattataaaatgtttttacaaaCGTATTAAAGTGCATTAAAATGTACAATGGTTATGAAATTGAATTCATGTATTACGTTAAGTAATGATGCATAACAAATGTACAATGATTGTTAAAGTAAATGCACAGGTGTAATATTCGAGAAACATTACAGTTACTATCAGATCTCTCCAATCTAGGATCGCCTCACTCAGTGTCAGATGTTAGTTCGGCTGGGTGAACAGAGAGTGTACAACAAACATACTTACTCACTTACTTACTGACTGCCCGTGACACATTTGGCGTATAGGGCAGTAGCGAGGATTCTCAACGCTTGTTCGTCACTGGCTATCTTTTGCAGTGTGTCCCAGCTTCTCCTTTGTTTGCTTCCACTGTCCGCCGCCAAGTGACTTTGGGTCTTCCTCTCTTCCGTTTTCCCTCCGATGTCCAGAAGTAAGCTGTCACTATGATGCTGTCCGAGTCCCTTCTAAGTACATGGCCAATTTCAACGTCTTCTGAAGATGATTGtggcactggcgtcggaagcaaattgaaagtgggggggctagactaatcctcagaaatattgagaaaaaagtaattcccaaaatcatggaaatcctaatccgttggggggggggggggggggggggggggggctagtatgcttctgaatccaacttcgcaatctttcaaggtaaattattTAGGTACATTAATTTTTCCTGCGAAAAAAAGTGAGGGgactgaaccctctatcatgctatgtttctaatacTTAGATATACcttggcaaaaaaaaaagccccccccctagccccccgggttccgacgcctatgtgtgGCCAAGTCTTCTTGCTGACACAACAAACATAGTACATTCTTATATAACGGCAGGAACAGTAGATGTCAAAAGCACTAACCACACACCTTGTTTCACAGAGTCTAAATTAGTGGTACAAATGACGTGGATTTTAACATTCATTAATATCTTATCAGATGCCAtgtagttttattatttttctgtcAGTAATTTGTCTTGGATGCATGCATCATTGATGAAAATATGTTTGTTCTGTGTGCGCTGAAAGTTTCCAAGAATAATAACTGTTACCGGTATATAAACagtgaattttaattattgtcaatATGGACACAGCTGGTGGTTATAAGATACAGGAGTTGAATTGTATTGCATATTAACTATACAGAACTCTGACTACACTATACAGAACTCTGACTACACTATACAGAACTCTAACTACACTATACAGAACTCTGACTACACTATACAGAACTCTGACTACACTATCCAGAACTCTGACTACTCTGACTATACTATACAGAACTCTGACTACACTATACGGAACTCTGACTATACTATACAGAACTCTGACTACACTATACAGAACTCTGACTATACTATACAGAACTCTGACTATACTCTGACTACACTATACAGAACTCTGACTAAACTATACAGAACTCTGACTACACTATACAGAACTCTGACTTCACTATACATAACTCTGACTACACTATACAGAACTCTGACTATACTATACAGAACTCTGACTACACTATACAGAACTCTGACTATACTATACAGAACTCTGACTACACTATACAGAACTCTGACTATACTATACAGAACTCTGAATATACTATACAGAACTCTGACTATACTCTGACTACACTATACAGAACTCTGACTATACTATACAGAACTCTGACTATACTATACAGAACTCTGACTACACTATACAGAACTCTGACTACACTATACAGAACTCTCACTATACTATACAGAACTCTGACTATACTATTCAGAATTCTGACTATACTATACAGAACTCTGACTATACTATACAGAACTCTCACTATACTATACAGAACTCTGACTTCACTATCCAGAACTCTGACTATACTATACAGAACTCTGACTACACTATTCAGAACTCTGACTATACTATACAGAACTCTGACTACACTATACAGAACTCTGACTACACTGACTACAATATACAGAAATCTGACTACACTATACAGAACTCTGACTACACTATACAGAACTCTGACTACACTATCCAGAACTCTGACTACACTATACAGAACTCTGACTACACTATACAGAACTCTGACTATACTATACAGAACTCTGACTACACTATACAGAACTCTGACTATACTATACAGAATTATGTCTACACTATACAGAACTCTGACTATACTATACAGAATTCTGACCATACTATACAGAACTCTGACTACACTATACAGAACTCTGACTACACTATACAGAACTCTGACTACACTCTGACTATACTATTCAGAACTCTGACTATACTATACAGAACTCTGACTATACTATACAGAACTCTGACTATACTATACAGATCTCTGACTATACTATACAGAACTCTGACTACACTATACAGAACTCTGACTATACTATACAGAACTCTGACTACACTATACAGAATTCTGACTTTACTATACAGAATTCTGACTATACTATACACAAATCTGACAACACTATACAGAACTCTGACTACACTATACAGAACTCTGACTACACTATACAGAACTCTGACTATACTATACAGAACTCTGACTATACTATACAGAACTCTGACTACACTATCCAGAACTCTGACTATACTATACAGATCTCTGACTATACTATACAGAACTCTGACTACACTATACAGAACTCTGACTATACTATACAGAACTCTGACTACAATATACAGAATTCTGACTTTACTATACAGAATTCTGACTATACTATACAGAAATCTGACAACACTATACAGAACTCTGACTACACTATACAGAACTCTGACTACACTATACAGAACTCTGACTATACTATACAGAACTCTGACTATACTATACAGAACTCTGACTACACTATCCAGAACTCTGACGATACTATACAGAACTCTAACTATAATATACAGAACTCTGACTATACTATAGAGAACTCTGACTACACTATACAGAACTCTGACTACACAATACAGAACTCTGACTATACTATACAGAACTCTGACTATACTATACAGAACATTGACTACACTATACAGAACTCTGACTACACTATACAGAACTCTGACTACACTATACAGAACTCTGACTATACTATACAGAACTCTGACTATACTATACAGAACTCTCACTATACTATACAGAACTCTGACTACACTATCCAGAACTCTCACTATACTATACAGAACTCTGACTACACTATACAGAACTCTGACTACACTATACAGAACTCTGACTATAATATACACAACTCTGACTACACTAT
Coding sequences within it:
- the LOC128164777 gene encoding probable serine/threonine-protein kinase clkA, with the translated sequence MHRCNIRETLQLLSDLSNLGSPHSVSDNSDYTIQNSDYTIQNSDYTIQNSDYTIQNSHYTIQNSDYTIQNSDYTIQNSDYTIQNSHYTIQNSDFTIQNSDYTIQNSDYTIQNSDYTIQNSDYTIQNSDYTDYNIQKSDYTIQNSDYTIQNSDYTIQNSDYTIQNSDYTIQNSDYTIQNSDYTIQNSDYTIQNYNSDYTIQNSDYTIQNSDYTIQISDYTIQNSDYTIQNSDYTIQNSDYTIQNSDFTIQNSDYTIHKSDNTIQNSDYTIQNSDYTIQNSDYTIQNSDYTIQNSDYTIQNSDYTIQISDYTIQNSDYTIQNSDYTIQNSDYNIQNSDFTIQNSDYTIQKSDNTIQNSDYTIQNSDYTIQNSDYTIQNSDYTIQNSDYTIQNSDDTIQNSNYNIQNSDYTIENSDYTIQNSDYTIQNSDYTIQNSDYTIQNIDYTIQNSDYTIQNSDYTIQNSDYTIQNSDYTIQNSHYTIQNSDYTIQNSHYTIQNSDYTIQNSDYTIQNSDYNIHNSDYTIQNSDYTIQNFDYTLTILYRTLTTLYRTLTTLYRTLTTLYRTAD